In Pyrus communis chromosome 1, drPyrComm1.1, whole genome shotgun sequence, the following are encoded in one genomic region:
- the LOC137727977 gene encoding inositol-tetrakisphosphate 1-kinase 1-like: MAERRFGIGYALAPKKQQSFIQESLVNLARSRGIDFVRIDTERSLADQGSFDCVLHKLYGDDWKRELAEFRVKNPDGVIIDAPEAIKRLHNRISMLQVVSELRIEHESDTFGIPKQIVIYDKETLFDRQAWEGLKFPVIAKPLVADGSAKSHKMALVFNHDGLNNLKPPIVLQEFVNHGGVIFKMQWQEGFREAGESACCSVKKKGLLFHDVHNPRAP, encoded by the coding sequence ATGGCGGAGCGGAGGTTCGGTATAGGCTATGCTTTGGCACCCAAGAAGCAGCAAAGCTTCATCCAAGAGTCGCTGGTCAACCTAGCCAGATCGCGGGGCATCGATTTCGTTCGGATCGACACTGAGCGCTCGCTGGCAGATCAGGGGTCGTTCGACTGCGTGCTGCACAAGCTCTATGGAGACGATTGGAAGCGGGAGCTGGCGGAGTTCAGGGTCAAGAACCCTGACGGGGTTATAATCGACGCGCCAGAGGCAATCAAGCGCCTGCACAATCGGATTTCCATGTTGCAGGTGGTCTCGGAGCTGAGAATCGAGCACGAGAGTGACACGTTTGGGATTCCAAAGCAGATTGTAATATACGACAAGGAAACGCTGTTTGATCGCCAGGCGTGGGAGGGTCTAAAGTTTCCGGTAATCGCGAAGCCACTGGTGGCCGACGGCAGCGCCAAGTCGCACAAAATGGCGCTGGTTTTCAACCACGATGGTCTCAACAACCTCAAGCCCCCAATTGTGCTTCAAGAGTTTGTGAACCATGGCGGCGTCATCTTTAAGATGCAGTGGCAGGAGGGTTTCCGAGAAGCAGGGGAATCTGCATGCTgctctgtaaaaaaaaaaggccttcTCTTCCATGATGTTCATAATCCGAGAGCTCCATAG